A single genomic interval of Mucilaginibacter boryungensis harbors:
- a CDS encoding amidophosphoribosyltransferase, which translates to MSDQIKHECGVAFIRLLKPLSYYQKKYGTALYGINKLYLLMEKQHNRGQDGAGVATIKLDIAPGKRYISRHRSMAPSAVADIFEYIQKKFADIQKETPEKMLDAEWLKENVSFTGEVLLGHLRYGTHGKNSIESCHPFLRQNNWQTRNLVIAGNFNMTNVDELLQQLYDLGQHPKEKADTVTVLEKIGHFLDTENQGLFDQYKREGVDNNMEISNMIANDLDVAKILKKSAKSWDGGYTIAGILGHGDAFVMRDPVGIRPAFYYYNDEIVVAASERPAIQTAFNVAIEDIREIKPGHALIVKKNGKITEDQFSEPQEKKSCSFERIYFSRGSDASIYRERKQLGRLLCPQILDAVDHDIKNTVLSFIPNTAEVAYYGMVEGFHKYIKKYQRDKLLNRADKITDEELTEVLAMAPRVEKLAIKDVKLRTFITNDADRGEMVAHVYDTTYGVIKAGTDMLVALDDSIVRGTTLKQSILKILDRLGPKKIVIVSSAPQIRYPDCYGIDMSRMGEFVAFEAAVSLLKETGKENILTEVYQKCKDSLALPKEKVQNYVKAIYEPFTDQEISDRIAKIITPKGTNAEIKVLYQTLDNLHIACPDHLGDWYFSGDYPTPGGNKIVNRAYVNWMEGKNQRAYM; encoded by the coding sequence ATGAGCGATCAGATTAAGCATGAATGCGGGGTGGCTTTTATCCGTCTACTAAAGCCACTATCTTATTACCAAAAAAAATATGGAACGGCACTGTACGGCATTAACAAGCTGTACCTGCTAATGGAAAAACAGCACAACCGCGGGCAAGATGGCGCGGGGGTAGCTACCATTAAGCTGGACATTGCACCGGGCAAGCGCTATATTAGCCGGCACCGAAGCATGGCGCCCAGCGCTGTGGCCGATATTTTTGAGTATATCCAAAAGAAGTTTGCCGATATTCAAAAGGAAACACCCGAAAAAATGCTGGACGCCGAATGGCTGAAAGAGAATGTTAGCTTTACCGGCGAGGTTTTACTGGGCCACCTGCGTTATGGTACTCATGGTAAGAATAGTATCGAAAGCTGTCACCCTTTCCTGCGCCAAAACAACTGGCAAACGCGTAACCTGGTTATTGCCGGTAACTTCAACATGACCAATGTTGATGAACTGCTGCAGCAACTGTACGACCTTGGCCAGCACCCTAAAGAAAAAGCTGATACTGTAACCGTACTGGAAAAAATAGGCCACTTTTTAGATACCGAGAACCAGGGCTTGTTTGACCAATACAAACGGGAGGGTGTGGACAATAATATGGAGATCAGTAACATGATAGCCAACGACCTGGACGTAGCTAAGATCCTGAAAAAATCAGCCAAAAGCTGGGACGGCGGGTATACCATCGCAGGTATTTTAGGTCATGGTGATGCTTTTGTAATGCGCGACCCGGTAGGTATCCGCCCGGCGTTTTATTATTATAACGATGAGATTGTAGTGGCCGCTTCCGAGCGCCCTGCTATACAAACTGCCTTTAACGTAGCTATCGAGGACATCCGCGAGATAAAACCCGGCCATGCCCTGATAGTTAAAAAGAATGGCAAAATAACTGAAGACCAGTTTAGTGAGCCCCAGGAAAAGAAATCGTGCTCGTTCGAGCGGATCTATTTTTCGCGCGGCAGCGATGCCTCGATCTACCGCGAGCGTAAACAATTGGGCCGTTTGTTGTGCCCGCAAATACTGGACGCGGTGGATCATGATATTAAAAACACCGTACTATCCTTTATACCAAATACCGCCGAAGTTGCCTACTATGGCATGGTAGAGGGTTTTCATAAATACATTAAAAAATACCAGCGCGATAAGCTGCTGAACCGCGCCGATAAAATTACCGACGAGGAACTGACCGAAGTATTGGCCATGGCCCCACGGGTGGAAAAGCTGGCGATAAAAGATGTAAAGCTGCGCACGTTCATCACTAACGATGCCGACCGCGGCGAGATGGTAGCACATGTATACGATACTACCTACGGTGTAATTAAAGCGGGAACCGATATGTTGGTAGCTTTGGATGATTCGATTGTACGCGGTACAACGCTGAAGCAAAGTATATTGAAGATACTGGACAGGCTGGGCCCTAAAAAGATAGTCATTGTATCATCGGCGCCGCAAATACGTTACCCGGATTGTTATGGTATTGATATGAGCCGTATGGGCGAGTTCGTTGCTTTTGAAGCGGCTGTAAGTTTGCTGAAAGAAACCGGTAAGGAAAACATACTGACCGAAGTTTACCAGAAATGTAAAGATAGCCTGGCCCTGCCGAAAGAGAAGGTACAAAACTACGTAAAAGCTATTTACGAACCGTTTACCGATCAGGAAATATCTGACCGTATAGCGAAGATCATTACACCTAAAGGTACTAATGCCGAAATAAAAGTATTATACCAAACGCTGGATAACCTGCATATTGCCTGTCCTGATCATCTGGGCGACTGGTACTTCAGCGGCGACTACCCAACCCCGGGCGGCAACAAGATTGTGAACCGCGCCTATGTGAACTGGATGGAAGGGAAGAACCAAAGGGCATATATGTAG
- a CDS encoding ATP-dependent Clp protease proteolytic subunit, which translates to MNIDTNEFRKYAVGHCHAKTFAVERFIAQTQQAAITMSMTPYITEERQLNVAQMDVFSRLMIDRIIFLGTQVEDHMANVIQAQLLFLQSVDSKKDIQMYINSPGGSVYAGFGIYDTMQIISNDVATICTGMAASMAANLLCGGAAGKRSALKHSRIMLHQPSGGVQGPASDIEITARQVLKIQKELYTILSEHSGRTYDEVHHASDRDNWMTSQEALEFGIIDEILVPQANA; encoded by the coding sequence ATGAATATCGACACTAACGAATTCCGCAAATATGCGGTGGGGCATTGCCATGCCAAAACTTTCGCGGTTGAGCGCTTTATTGCACAAACCCAACAAGCGGCCATTACCATGAGTATGACGCCTTATATTACCGAAGAGCGCCAGCTGAACGTGGCCCAGATGGACGTATTCTCGCGCCTGATGATAGACCGCATTATCTTCCTTGGCACCCAGGTTGAAGACCATATGGCCAATGTGATACAGGCGCAATTACTGTTCCTGCAATCGGTAGATAGTAAGAAAGACATCCAGATGTATATCAATTCACCAGGCGGCTCGGTGTATGCCGGGTTTGGTATTTATGATACCATGCAAATCATCAGCAACGATGTGGCTACCATCTGCACAGGCATGGCGGCATCCATGGCGGCTAATTTGCTGTGCGGCGGCGCGGCAGGTAAACGCTCGGCGCTGAAACATTCGCGTATTATGCTGCACCAACCATCTGGTGGCGTACAGGGCCCGGCATCGGATATTGAGATCACCGCCCGGCAGGTACTTAAAATTCAAAAGGAACTCTACACCATCCTCTCCGAACACAGTGGCCGCACCTACGATGAAGTCCACCACGCCTCCGACCGCGATAACTGGATGACATCGCAAGAGGCATTGGAATTTGGGATAATTGATGAGATATTAGTCCCCCAAGCCAACGCTTAA
- a CDS encoding RNA polymerase sigma factor, producing the protein MANDTQQTANNARLFIKLYQSAFPSVARYVSRRGGSFDEAKDVFQDALVIYYEKHISGNQSPVNAKAYLMGIAKHLWIKSYQNNSRYVPLDEANNLDITIPQAQQPITNKILHYLESTGEKCMDLLKSFYYDKLPMTDIAQTFGFSGERSATVQKFKCLEKVRETVKSKSLTYEDFVE; encoded by the coding sequence ATGGCAAATGATACCCAACAAACAGCAAACAATGCCCGGCTTTTTATAAAGCTGTATCAATCGGCATTTCCCTCGGTAGCGCGCTATGTGAGCCGGCGGGGCGGATCGTTCGATGAAGCGAAGGATGTTTTTCAGGACGCGCTGGTAATTTATTACGAGAAGCACATCAGCGGTAACCAATCTCCTGTCAACGCAAAAGCTTATTTAATGGGCATTGCCAAGCATCTTTGGATAAAAAGCTATCAGAACAATAGCCGCTATGTACCGCTGGATGAGGCTAACAACCTGGACATAACCATACCCCAAGCGCAGCAGCCTATAACCAATAAAATACTACACTACCTGGAAAGCACCGGCGAAAAATGTATGGATTTGCTGAAAAGCTTCTATTACGACAAGCTGCCCATGACTGATATTGCCCAAACATTTGGCTTCTCAGGCGAACGGTCGGCTACGGTGCAGAAGTTTAAATGCCTGGAAAAAGTACGCGAAACAGTTAAAAGTAAATCCTTAACCTATGAAGACTTTGTTGAATAA
- a CDS encoding LysE family translocator: MIEAVISGIGIGLVLTFLTGPVFFALIKTSIEKGFHAGVALALGVVTSDVVFVGTILFGSQFFDVSAQTKTIAGIVGTTILFGIGIYYIFKKADVNYKTVAPKRIRKAGFFLKGFVMCIFNPTILFHWITVIGTASTIYHQGIPHRGLKLATMFFTVLIVQFGMDTTKAFYANKLRDRISEKMVHRLNQVAGIALIIASLILVDKLVTHYVFSPMS, translated from the coding sequence ATGATAGAAGCCGTAATATCGGGTATAGGGATTGGATTAGTGCTCACGTTTTTAACCGGCCCGGTTTTCTTCGCTTTAATAAAAACAAGTATCGAAAAAGGCTTTCATGCAGGTGTTGCTTTAGCCCTGGGAGTGGTTACCAGCGATGTGGTATTTGTAGGCACCATCCTTTTCGGTTCGCAATTTTTTGATGTATCTGCGCAAACCAAAACCATTGCGGGTATTGTAGGCACTACTATCCTTTTCGGTATCGGTATCTATTATATATTTAAAAAGGCCGATGTTAATTACAAAACTGTAGCCCCAAAACGCATCCGCAAGGCAGGCTTTTTTTTAAAGGGCTTTGTAATGTGCATATTTAACCCTACTATCCTTTTTCATTGGATAACCGTTATTGGTACGGCCAGTACTATTTATCACCAGGGCATCCCACATCGCGGACTAAAACTGGCTACCATGTTCTTCACCGTACTTATTGTACAATTTGGAATGGATACTACCAAAGCATTTTACGCCAATAAGCTGCGCGACCGCATATCCGAAAAAATGGTACACCGCCTAAATCAGGTTGCTGGTATAGCCCTTATTATTGCCTCGTTAATTTTGGTTGATAAACTGGTGACACACTATGTGTTCTCGCCGATGAGCTGA
- a CDS encoding MFS transporter translates to MEQTNSKNYSSALLTLITVFFFWGFVAASNDILIPVFKEKLNLEQWQSQMISFAFYFAYTVGSLIYFFISKARGGDILNHFGYKNGIAVGLIISALGTLLFYPAAESASFYIMITGLFIVGLGFSLQQIAANALTVAMGDPKTGAQRLSLAGGVNNFGTTIGPLLVSLAIFGSVSANSQVADISAVKFPYLILGALFIVVAVIFKFSSVPNKIENITEEVVSSPTDVAAPLATNDRKGAINYLQLSLGMIAIFVYVGVEVSTASNLPAYMKEKLNIPTANIAPFISLYWASLMIGRWTNSIGAFSLSGGVKQVLKFLMPYIAFAVFLAVNRIAQHDITPFYIYAAVVAVLIIADLLSRGNPARQLLIFSGCAIVALFIGMFTTGMVSVFAFVSVGLFCSTLWPCIYTLAVTGLGRHTNEGSSFLIMMIMGGGFISLLQGFLADHFLGIQFSYLVGVACFAYLAFYAIKAKSELKTQGIDFDAVEVKGGH, encoded by the coding sequence ATGGAGCAAACTAACAGCAAGAACTATAGTTCGGCCTTGTTGACATTGATTACTGTTTTCTTTTTTTGGGGCTTTGTGGCCGCAAGCAACGATATCTTAATCCCTGTTTTCAAGGAGAAACTGAATCTCGAACAATGGCAATCGCAAATGATATCGTTCGCCTTTTATTTTGCTTATACAGTTGGTTCACTCATCTATTTCTTTATTTCAAAAGCCCGTGGCGGCGATATCCTGAACCATTTTGGTTATAAAAACGGTATTGCCGTGGGCCTTATAATTTCGGCATTGGGTACTTTATTATTTTACCCGGCAGCAGAAAGCGCTTCGTTCTATATTATGATCACCGGCTTATTTATTGTAGGGTTAGGTTTCTCGTTGCAGCAAATTGCGGCCAACGCGCTGACTGTTGCCATGGGCGACCCTAAAACAGGCGCGCAACGTTTAAGCCTTGCGGGTGGTGTAAATAACTTTGGTACTACTATTGGCCCCTTGCTGGTTAGTTTGGCCATTTTCGGTTCGGTATCTGCCAATTCGCAGGTGGCTGATATCAGCGCGGTAAAATTCCCTTATCTTATTTTAGGTGCGTTGTTTATAGTAGTGGCAGTTATCTTCAAATTCTCATCGGTACCCAACAAAATTGAAAACATAACCGAAGAGGTGGTAAGTTCGCCAACAGATGTGGCCGCCCCATTAGCCACTAACGATAGAAAAGGCGCGATCAACTACTTGCAATTATCGTTAGGTATGATAGCCATATTTGTTTACGTAGGTGTTGAAGTTTCTACCGCCAGTAACCTGCCGGCTTATATGAAAGAGAAATTAAATATACCTACCGCTAATATAGCCCCGTTCATTTCACTTTACTGGGCCAGCTTAATGATAGGCCGGTGGACAAACTCTATCGGTGCTTTCAGCCTATCGGGCGGGGTTAAGCAGGTATTGAAATTCTTAATGCCCTATATCGCATTCGCAGTGTTCCTGGCGGTGAACAGGATAGCCCAGCATGATATTACACCATTTTACATCTATGCCGCTGTAGTTGCCGTATTGATTATAGCCGATTTGCTAAGTCGCGGTAACCCGGCACGCCAATTATTAATTTTCTCAGGTTGTGCTATTGTTGCCCTGTTTATTGGGATGTTTACCACCGGTATGGTAAGTGTATTCGCTTTTGTTAGCGTGGGTTTATTTTGCTCAACCTTATGGCCATGTATTTATACCCTTGCGGTTACCGGCCTTGGCCGCCATACCAACGAGGGTTCCAGTTTCCTCATTATGATGATTATGGGCGGCGGATTTATCAGCTTGTTACAAGGTTTCTTAGCTGACCATTTCCTGGGCATCCAATTCTCGTACCTGGTGGGCGTAGCTTGTTTTGCTTATCTGGCGTTTTACGCAATTAAAGCAAAAAGTGAACTCAAAACGCAGGGTATTGATTTTGATGCTGTAGAGGTTAAAGGTGGGCATTGA
- a CDS encoding deoxycytidylate deaminase — protein MNKPSFEHIFMNLAGDLAKRSHCVKAQVGAVLAKDTRIISIGYNGPPSGTHNCDEEWPGVGCARDSKGSCSLALHAEENAILYAVKNGARLEGATLYTTLSPCLACARLIYSAGVRQVYYRYSYAEYKGLVSDEGVDFLNRFGVNTEKFVE, from the coding sequence ATGAACAAACCATCTTTCGAACATATCTTCATGAACCTTGCCGGCGATCTGGCTAAGCGGTCGCACTGTGTAAAAGCGCAGGTGGGGGCGGTGCTGGCTAAAGATACCCGTATTATTTCCATCGGTTACAACGGTCCGCCATCGGGCACGCACAATTGCGACGAAGAATGGCCGGGCGTTGGCTGCGCCCGCGATTCAAAAGGCAGCTGTTCGTTAGCACTTCACGCCGAGGAGAACGCCATATTGTATGCCGTAAAAAACGGTGCACGATTAGAAGGGGCAACTTTGTATACTACGTTATCACCTTGTTTAGCTTGCGCCAGGTTGATCTATTCGGCAGGGGTGAGGCAGGTTTACTACCGGTACTCGTACGCCGAATATAAAGGCTTAGTCAGCGATGAAGGGGTTGATTTCCTGAACAGGTTTGGGGTAAATACGGAGAAGTTTGTGGAGTAA
- the cmk gene encoding (d)CMP kinase — translation MSNNIVVAIDGYSSCGKSTLAKALAKKLHFIYVDSGAMYRAVTLYFLRNNIDLHNHEQIAEALKDIHLNFHSRDYQTHITLNDEEVSDEIRLMPVSENVSAVSAVKEVRVEMVKQQQRMGQSKNVVMDGRDIGTVVFPHAQVKLFMTADPKIRAERRFKELAPKNPDITLEEVFENLAHRDYQDTTREESPLTRAEDAIILDNTDLTPDEQLQFALDKIEPFLK, via the coding sequence ATGAGCAATAACATTGTGGTAGCTATCGATGGCTACTCGTCATGCGGAAAAAGCACTTTAGCCAAAGCCCTGGCCAAAAAACTCCATTTTATTTATGTTGACAGCGGTGCTATGTACCGGGCGGTGACTTTGTATTTTCTGCGTAACAATATCGATTTGCATAATCACGAGCAAATTGCTGAGGCGTTAAAGGATATCCACCTTAACTTCCACTCGCGCGATTACCAAACACATATTACCCTAAACGACGAAGAAGTATCAGATGAGATACGCCTGATGCCGGTGTCCGAGAATGTAAGTGCTGTTTCTGCCGTTAAAGAAGTACGTGTAGAGATGGTGAAGCAGCAGCAACGCATGGGGCAATCAAAGAATGTGGTAATGGATGGCCGCGACATCGGCACCGTAGTTTTCCCGCACGCCCAGGTAAAACTGTTTATGACCGCCGACCCCAAGATCCGCGCTGAACGCCGCTTTAAGGAACTGGCGCCTAAAAATCCGGATATTACTTTAGAGGAAGTGTTTGAAAACCTGGCCCATCGCGATTATCAGGACACCACCCGCGAGGAAAGCCCCCTCACCCGCGCCGAAGACGCTATTATTTTAGACAACACCGATTTAACACCGGACGAGCAGCTGCAATTTGCGCTGGATAAGATAGAGCCGTTTTTGAAATAA
- the arfB gene encoding alternative ribosome rescue aminoacyl-tRNA hydrolase ArfB has translation MNLNKADLQKEVSYKTSRSGGKGGQNVNKVSTKVELLFPIETSLLFTDEEKALLITKLHSRFNKDGLLQIVCDEERSQLLNKEIALGRLVQILGNALIVPKARKKVKISKAKKAARLDAKKLHSAKKESRRKDFGE, from the coding sequence ATGAACTTAAATAAAGCCGACCTGCAAAAGGAAGTGAGCTATAAAACATCGCGCAGCGGGGGCAAAGGCGGCCAAAATGTAAACAAGGTTTCTACCAAAGTTGAACTGCTGTTCCCGATTGAAACATCGCTGTTATTTACAGATGAAGAGAAAGCTTTGCTGATCACCAAACTACATTCCCGTTTTAATAAAGATGGCTTGCTGCAAATTGTGTGCGACGAGGAACGTAGTCAGCTGTTGAATAAAGAGATAGCGCTTGGACGCCTGGTGCAAATATTGGGTAATGCTTTAATTGTACCCAAAGCGCGGAAAAAAGTAAAAATATCTAAAGCCAAAAAAGCGGCACGGTTAGATGCCAAAAAACTCCATTCAGCCAAAAAAGAATCGAGAAGGAAGGATTTTGGGGAGTAA
- a CDS encoding lipid A deacylase LpxR family protein: protein MRKLFLITVVLILTCTGFAQSRKNEVGIQADNDSFLGQGSDRYYTNGIFIYYRHALKVSEGGTKLKNKVLGFEAGQKIFNPQSGSIPSVDYLDRPFAGYLYIGSTLNFLYSNESNLKFGAQIGVVGPGAGGKEIQEDIHKWFGFYPPTGWEHQVHDGAELNLSAEYNKLLTRGNGIDLTFNSYGNLGNGFTGAGAGLMLRAGNFNQLFNSVSTQSTASNIDSKSALHQHEFFAYYKPALNYVAYDATIQGSLFNAHNNPQEVTLDREPFIFSNQIGGAYTANHWVFDVSVIFHSKDVKQMVQLHQWGSVTVLYRF, encoded by the coding sequence ATGAGAAAATTATTTCTGATTACTGTTGTTTTAATTCTAACCTGTACCGGCTTCGCTCAATCGCGCAAAAACGAGGTAGGCATCCAGGCCGATAACGATTCGTTCCTGGGCCAGGGATCGGACAGGTATTATACCAACGGTATATTTATCTATTATCGCCATGCCTTAAAAGTGAGTGAAGGTGGTACCAAACTAAAAAATAAGGTGTTGGGTTTTGAGGCTGGTCAGAAGATATTTAACCCTCAAAGCGGCAGTATCCCATCGGTTGATTATTTAGACCGTCCGTTTGCAGGCTATCTGTATATCGGTTCAACTTTAAATTTTTTATATAGTAACGAAAGTAATTTGAAATTTGGCGCGCAAATTGGCGTAGTTGGCCCGGGTGCAGGTGGAAAAGAGATACAGGAAGACATCCACAAATGGTTTGGTTTTTACCCCCCAACCGGCTGGGAGCACCAGGTACATGATGGCGCCGAGCTTAACCTATCGGCCGAATACAATAAACTGCTTACGCGGGGCAATGGCATCGACCTGACTTTTAACAGCTATGGCAACCTGGGCAATGGCTTTACGGGCGCAGGCGCGGGCTTAATGCTGAGAGCGGGAAATTTTAATCAATTATTCAATTCGGTAAGTACCCAAAGTACCGCCAGTAATATAGACAGTAAAAGTGCATTGCACCAGCACGAATTTTTTGCCTACTACAAACCAGCATTAAACTACGTAGCGTACGATGCTACCATACAAGGCAGCTTGTTCAACGCGCACAATAACCCGCAGGAAGTAACTTTAGACCGTGAACCATTCATATTCAGCAACCAGATAGGGGGCGCTTACACCGCCAACCATTGGGTGTTTGATGTATCGGTGATATTTCACAGTAAAGATGTAAAGCAGATGGTGCAATTGCACCAATGGGGATCGGTAACGGTATTGTATAGGTTTTAA
- the lon gene encoding endopeptidase La → MSFDPFDFKSALPIINEDSEFFPLMSSEDEEEMNNEEMPSILPILPLRNTVLFPGVVMPITVGRDKSIRLIREANKKDRMIGVVAQQDVNIEDPVFNQLNRIGTTALIIKMLKMPDGNTTVILQGKKRFILQEEVQSEPYIKATIEPFKEIKPTENKEFKALVSSIKDMAMSIIQLSPNIPSEAGIAIRNIESTSFLINFISSNMNAEMSAKQKMLETADLRERAKMVLEHLTTEIQMLELKNQIQSRVRTDLDKQQRDYFLNQQLKTIQEELGGNSPDLEIENLRERAVKKKWAKEVKDHFDKELEKLARMNPAAADYSVQINYLELLLDLPWNEFTKDNFDLKRAQKILDKDHFGLDKVKQRIIEYLAVLKLKHNMKAPILCLVGPPGVGKTSLGKSIAKALNRKYVRMALGGIRDEAEIRGHRKTYIGAMPGRIIQSIKKAGAANPVFILDEIDKVGNDFRGDPSSALLEVLDPEQNSTFYDHYVEMDFDLSNVMFIATANSLSTIQPALIDRMEIIEVNGYTIEEKIEIAKQHLVPKQREAHGIKTKDVTLKNDVIEKVIEDYTRESGVRSLDKQIGSVIRGVAKNIAMKEEYNPLLNKKDVERILGAPIFDKDLYEGNDVAGVVTGLAWTSVGGDILFIESSLSPGKGRLTLTGNLGDVMKESATIALAYLRAHASYFNIDPRLFDQWDVHIHVPAGATPKDGPSAGVTMLTALTSAFTQRKLKPHLAMTGEITLRGRVLPVGGIKEKILAAKRANIKEIILCKSNEKDILDIKEDYIKDLTFHYVKEMREVIDLALLDELVADPLDLTVKEDAKVEA, encoded by the coding sequence ATGAGCTTTGATCCATTCGACTTTAAATCTGCTTTACCAATCATAAACGAGGATTCTGAATTCTTTCCGCTCATGTCGTCGGAAGACGAAGAAGAAATGAATAACGAGGAGATGCCCTCTATTTTGCCGATACTACCATTACGCAATACCGTTTTGTTCCCGGGCGTAGTAATGCCCATTACTGTAGGACGCGATAAATCTATCCGGCTGATACGTGAGGCAAATAAAAAAGACCGCATGATTGGGGTGGTGGCCCAACAGGATGTGAATATTGAAGACCCTGTTTTTAACCAGCTTAACCGCATCGGCACCACCGCACTCATCATAAAAATGTTAAAAATGCCCGATGGTAACACTACCGTGATACTGCAGGGAAAAAAACGTTTCATATTACAGGAAGAAGTACAAAGCGAGCCCTATATAAAAGCCACTATCGAACCTTTTAAGGAGATAAAACCAACTGAAAACAAAGAGTTTAAAGCGCTGGTATCTTCCATAAAAGATATGGCGATGAGCATTATCCAGTTATCGCCAAATATCCCAAGCGAAGCTGGTATTGCCATACGTAATATTGAAAGTACTTCGTTTTTGATCAACTTCATCTCGTCTAACATGAATGCCGAGATGTCGGCCAAGCAGAAGATGCTGGAAACTGCCGACCTGCGCGAGCGGGCCAAAATGGTTTTAGAGCACCTGACCACCGAGATACAGATGCTGGAACTGAAAAATCAGATACAAAGCCGCGTACGTACCGACCTGGATAAGCAACAGCGCGATTATTTTCTGAACCAGCAACTAAAAACCATACAGGAAGAATTAGGCGGTAACAGTCCCGACCTGGAGATTGAAAACCTGCGCGAGCGCGCCGTAAAAAAGAAATGGGCCAAAGAGGTAAAGGACCATTTTGATAAGGAGCTGGAAAAACTGGCCCGCATGAACCCCGCGGCTGCCGATTACTCGGTACAGATAAACTACCTTGAACTATTGCTTGATTTGCCCTGGAACGAGTTTACTAAAGATAACTTCGACCTGAAACGGGCACAAAAGATACTGGATAAAGACCACTTCGGTTTAGACAAAGTTAAACAGCGTATTATTGAATACCTGGCCGTGCTGAAACTGAAGCACAACATGAAGGCCCCTATCCTGTGCCTTGTAGGCCCTCCGGGGGTGGGTAAAACATCGCTGGGTAAATCTATCGCCAAGGCGTTAAACCGTAAATATGTGCGTATGGCGCTGGGCGGTATCCGCGACGAAGCCGAGATACGCGGGCATCGCAAAACTTATATTGGCGCTATGCCGGGCCGCATTATCCAATCGATAAAAAAAGCAGGCGCCGCTAACCCGGTGTTTATTTTGGATGAGATTGATAAAGTAGGTAACGATTTCCGCGGCGATCCGTCATCGGCGCTGTTAGAAGTGCTTGACCCTGAACAGAACAGCACTTTTTACGATCATTACGTAGAGATGGACTTTGACCTGAGCAACGTAATGTTCATCGCTACAGCAAACTCGCTAAGCACTATACAACCCGCTTTAATAGACCGTATGGAAATTATTGAAGTGAACGGGTATACTATTGAAGAAAAAATTGAGATAGCTAAACAACATTTAGTACCCAAACAGCGCGAGGCCCACGGCATTAAAACCAAAGATGTTACATTGAAAAACGATGTGATTGAAAAGGTGATAGAAGATTATACCCGCGAATCGGGCGTGCGTAGTTTGGATAAACAAATAGGTTCGGTTATACGCGGCGTGGCAAAAAACATTGCCATGAAAGAAGAATACAACCCGCTGCTGAATAAAAAAGATGTAGAGCGAATACTGGGCGCACCTATTTTTGATAAAGACCTATATGAGGGCAATGATGTTGCCGGCGTAGTAACAGGCCTGGCGTGGACATCGGTAGGCGGCGATATTTTATTTATTGAATCGAGTTTAAGTCCGGGTAAAGGGCGTTTAACCCTTACGGGTAACCTTGGTGATGTGATGAAGGAATCGGCCACCATTGCGCTGGCTTACCTGCGCGCCCATGCCAGTTATTTTAATATCGACCCGCGCCTTTTCGACCAGTGGGATGTGCATATCCACGTGCCTGCCGGCGCTACGCCTAAGGATGGCCCTTCGGCCGGGGTAACTATGCTTACCGCGCTTACATCAGCCTTCACCCAGCGCAAACTGAAACCGCATTTAGCTATGACGGGTGAAATTACCCTGCGTGGCCGTGTGTTGCCGGTTGGTGGCATTAAAGAAAAGATACTGGCCGCCAAACGCGCTAATATCAAAGAGATCATCCTGTGCAAATCTAACGAGAAGGATATTTTGGATATTAAGGAAGATTATATCAAAGACCTTACTTTCCACTATGTAAAAGAAATGCGCGAGGTAATTGACCTGGCCCTGCTGGATGAATTGGTTGCCGATCCGTTGGATTTGACAGTGAAAGAAGACGCCAAAGTGGAAGCTTAA